Sequence from the Deltaproteobacteria bacterium CG11_big_fil_rev_8_21_14_0_20_49_13 genome:
TTCTCGGCCACAAGTTGTGAATCGAGCTCCGGCTTACGAACTTCTTGTATATTAAGAACAACCTCATGGTGGCTTAACTTTTGCAGATCTGCCGCCAAGGTATCGATACCTGAACCTTTCTTTCCTATCACGAGACCGGGACGGGCCGTCCAGATGGTTATTTTGATCTTCTCTGCGGCGCGCTCTATATCGATCTTGGAAATACCGGCGTGGTAAAGCCTCTCCTTTATCATCTTTCTGAAAAAGACGTCCTCATGGACAAGCTTGGCATAATCCTTGCGAGGCGCGTACCAACGCGAAGACCACGTCTTTGTAACGCCAAGCCTAAACCCTATTGGATGAGTCTTCTGTCCCATTATTTCTCTCCTAGTTCGACGCTCAAGTGACTTGAACGTTTTAAAATACTGTGAGCCATGCCTCTTGAACGGGCACGAAAACGTCTCTGTATAGTCGCTTTATCAACCGCTATCTTCTTTATATAAAGATTGTCGACATCTACGCCGCCCTTTTGTTTGGCATTGGCCATGGCCGACTTCACCATCTTTAGGATAGGGAGAGCGGCGCTACGCCTTGTGAAACGTAAGATGCCTATGGCTTCGTTCACGTTCTTACCGCGAACAAGATTCACAACGCCCCTTACTTTCTGGGGCGAGATCCTGATATGCCTGAATTTTGCATTCATAAATTATCTCTTATGCTTTTGTCGCCGGCGCTACTACCGCCTTCGGCGTTGCCGCTACCGCCGCTCCAGTTGCTCCTCCTCCAACCTCTTTCTTCAATCCGGAGTGACCTCTGAAGACGCGTGTTGGTGAAAATTCGCCGAATCTGTGACCAACCATGTTTTCAGTAACGAACACCGGAATAAATTTCTTTCCGTTATGGACAGCGAAGGTAAGCCCTATCATATCCGGGGCTATCTGAGACCTTCTTGACCATGTCTTTAAAACTTTCTTGCCGCGGTCATTGGCTGAAACTTCGACATTCTTTTGTAGGTGTTCATCAATGAACGGTCCCTTTTTTAACGATCGGGTCATATTGAATTCCAGTTATCAGTTATCAGTTATCAGTTATCAGTTTTTTGCCGACTACTGATGACCGATTACCGATTACTGCTTTTATTTTCTTCTATCCTTAATAATGAACTTCTGAGTTCGTTTGTTTGTACGGGTCTTATAACCCTTTGCCGGCACACCGGTCGGACTTGACGGATGGTTACCGCCTTTCGAGCGACCTTCGCCGCCTCCGTGCGGATGATCAACAGGGTTCATTGCCATACCTCTGACATGAGGTTTCTTTCCTAAGTGACGATTTCTTCCTGCTTTTCCGATAGAGATATTCTCATGATCAAGATTTCCAATCTGGCCGATGGTCGCCTTGCAATTGATGCTTACAAGCCTGACTTCTCCCGATGGCATTCTGATCTGGGCATATTCACCCTCTTTGGCCATGATCTGCGCCTCACCGCCCGCTGAACGGACAAGCTTTCCGCCTCCGCCGACCTTGAGCTCAATGTTATGAATGGACGTTCCAAGCGGAATGTTCCTTAAGGGAACTGCGTTTCCGGGCTGAACGTCTGCGTTCTCGGCGGCAATTATTTTGTCGCCTACTTTGAGACCAAGAGGCGCGAGAATATATGCCCTTTCACCGTCAATGTACTGGATAAGTGCTATTCTTGCAGTACGGTTGGGATCGTATTCCAACGCGATGACCTTGCCGGGAACGTTCAGCTTGTTGCGTTTGAAGTCGATTATCCTGTAGTTCCTAGGTGCACCGCCGCCTCTGTGGTCGGTGGTGATAAGGCCCACGTTGTTCCTTCCGCCTGTGCGTCTAAGTGACGCCAAGAGTCCTTTTTCGGGCCTCTTCTTCGTCAGGTCAGAAAAGTCGTGGCCTGTTTGGAACCTTCTTCCTGGTGATGTTGCGTTATAAGTCTTCATACACCCTCAAATAATTCTATCTTGTTACCTTTCTTCAAAGTAACAATCGCCTTTTTCCATTTTTGCGCAGGTATGGGACGCCTAGAACGTGGATTGACTCTCGCCTTTCCATGAACCGTTATGGTCCTTACACCGGTCACATTGACCTTAAAAATTTTCTCGACCGCTTTCTTCACATCATCCTTGGTGGCCTGAGGATCGACCGAGAAATAATATTTATTCACTTCGGCCTTGCCTTGAGTCACCTTTTCGGTGATCAGCGGTTCTTTTATAACGTAGTATACATCCATAAAATAAGTTTTTAAGTGCTTAAGCGTTTAAGTGTTTATAAGAACCACATTAGACACTAAGCCTATTGGCGATATTGCCAATAGAATCCTTTGTTAATATCAAATTTTCGTACTTGAACAGATCGAGAATGCTCAGGTCCTTATCGCGAATGACCTTCATATAAGGAATGTTCCTGACCGACCTTTGGGTCTTATCGTCCGCGTTGTCAGCAACGAAAACACCGCTCTTCATCTCCCACTTTGAAAGTGTCTTTGCCATCTTTGAGGTCTTTCCATCCTTGGAAACAAAATCGGAGACGACAAACAACGCCCCTTCCTTGTTCTTAAGAGAGAGAGCCATTCTCAAGGCAACCTTCTTCTGCTTCTTGGGCATCTCAATATGCCAATCCCTTGGAAGAGGACCGAATGTGACTCCGCCACCCACAAAGATAGGGCTTCTTATCGAACCGTGACGTGCGCGGCCGGTCCCTTTTTGTTTGTACGGCTTCTTTCCGCCGCCCCTTATCTCGGAGCGCGTTTTAGTCTTAACGGTACCCTGTCTCTTGTTATTGAGCGCGATCGTAACCGCCTGATGAAGGATGGCCTTATTAACTTCAACGTTAAATACGGCGTCGGGGAGTTCGATCTCTCCAACCTTCTCCTTGTTAATGTCGTA
This genomic interval carries:
- a CDS encoding 30S ribosomal protein S3, coding for MGQKTHPIGFRLGVTKTWSSRWYAPRKDYAKLVHEDVFFRKMIKERLYHAGISKIDIERAAEKIKITIWTARPGLVIGKKGSGIDTLAADLQKLSHHEVVLNIQEVRKPELDSQLVAENVAMQLERRVSFRRAIKKSVQIAMKLGAQGIKLHVSGRLGGAEIARAEWYREGRVPLQTLRADIDYGFAEAKTTYGQIGVKCWVYKGDVLPS
- a CDS encoding 50S ribosomal protein L22; this encodes MNAKFRHIRISPQKVRGVVNLVRGKNVNEAIGILRFTRRSAALPILKMVKSAMANAKQKGGVDVDNLYIKKIAVDKATIQRRFRARSRGMAHSILKRSSHLSVELGEK
- a CDS encoding 30S ribosomal protein S19, which translates into the protein MTRSLKKGPFIDEHLQKNVEVSANDRGKKVLKTWSRRSQIAPDMIGLTFAVHNGKKFIPVFVTENMVGHRFGEFSPTRVFRGHSGLKKEVGGGATGAAVAATPKAVVAPATKA
- a CDS encoding 50S ribosomal protein L2 is translated as MKTYNATSPGRRFQTGHDFSDLTKKRPEKGLLASLRRTGGRNNVGLITTDHRGGGAPRNYRIIDFKRNKLNVPGKVIALEYDPNRTARIALIQYIDGERAYILAPLGLKVGDKIIAAENADVQPGNAVPLRNIPLGTSIHNIELKVGGGGKLVRSAGGEAQIMAKEGEYAQIRMPSGEVRLVSINCKATIGQIGNLDHENISIGKAGRNRHLGKKPHVRGMAMNPVDHPHGGGEGRSKGGNHPSSPTGVPAKGYKTRTNKRTQKFIIKDRRK
- a CDS encoding 50S ribosomal protein L23 codes for the protein MDVYYVIKEPLITEKVTQGKAEVNKYYFSVDPQATKDDVKKAVEKIFKVNVTGVRTITVHGKARVNPRSRRPIPAQKWKKAIVTLKKGNKIELFEGV
- a CDS encoding 50S ribosomal protein L4, with amino-acid sequence MTVTAVYDINKEKVGEIELPDAVFNVEVNKAILHQAVTIALNNKRQGTVKTKTRSEIRGGGKKPYKQKGTGRARHGSIRSPIFVGGGVTFGPLPRDWHIEMPKKQKKVALRMALSLKNKEGALFVVSDFVSKDGKTSKMAKTLSKWEMKSGVFVADNADDKTQRSVRNIPYMKVIRDKDLSILDLFKYENLILTKDSIGNIANRLSV